From Macrobrachium rosenbergii isolate ZJJX-2024 chromosome 22, ASM4041242v1, whole genome shotgun sequence, the proteins below share one genomic window:
- the LOC136850429 gene encoding uncharacterized protein: MAQLKIKWWRLKDQEMRQSFKEKVLHSIRLADDVNIRWVENSTMILRTAEELLGKTSGRGPPNGKESWWWNQDTQDKVNRKREARTIYERNESQENEMAWKIANKEVKRAVASSKAEGINEMY; encoded by the coding sequence ATGGCGCAGCTCAAGATAAAGTGGTGGAGGCTAAAAGACCAAGAGATGAGACagagttttaaagaaaaggtCCTGCACAGCATTAGATTAGCAGATGATGTGAACATCCGGTGGGTAGAAAATAGCACAATGATACTGAGAACAGCAGAGGAGCTATTAGGGAAAACATCAGGTAGAGGACCACCTAATGGTAAGGAGAGCTGGTGGTGGAACCAAGATACTCAAGATAAGGTAAACAGGAAACGAGAAGCAAGGACAATTTATGAAAGGAATGAATCTcaggaaaatgaaatggcttggaaaatcgcaaataaagaagtaaaaagggCTGTGGCAAGTTCAAAGGCAGAAGGAATAAATGAGATGTATTAG